gtcggggcggtctggctctccccaccgcagggaaaagggtaacaccacctgggtctgggtgcagttcccccctccaggggcaagggtacctagacctggttcgtagagtacgcttggggagtgtgatcgtgtgtacagcgtctctttatgtctgtctccacgttggttgagtgtggagcaagtgcatatgagagcatgagggtgggaatggatgtttttatctgtgtgtgcctgtatgtctgtgtctatatgtcaggttgggtatcagacgccacctctctggggacatctcaggccctccaaggtttagaggcctatctccacctaccaccacttcccctgccagtggcggactccctcagacatcggtgcgttggtggttctttgtgtctgggggtgggcgtccaggtacacaccggctcactccttggcggccgcttgtcggggcctggagcctggggctcgctcaggccacttcggaggtggggtgctcggtcactcaggcacagctggctgccagcggagctcacgggcgcgtcactgcaactccccctggcttctgctccgcggctgctgagtgagccctcatccgggactctcctcagctctttctgggacagtggcgcagctgcccctctgttggtcttccttggtttcttgtgttctgagggcctctggatgtctggagttttgatctcctccatacctgcttcatgccctgggggacggggctgtggcccccccacaccctctagcagatcattacatgaaggaaccttttaaaaaaacaagcgcgtccatgctcacaggtgtacacacgggtgctcacacacacaaactacaccctttatggctcctacctcaaagcacactgtgttctgttgatcttatgtgctgcacaataatgtttaatatttagtatttactgttatattcccatatatcattgtgatgttgtttattctattactcttgttctcttctgcttgttttcctttttctttctcaacaggtgatccaggtgatcgatatatgcattttctttttcttttttctgcccgttctgttggtttttgttttttgctcttctcccccgtccctcttctcagctgtttctctttccctctttctttctccccttctttcccccagtcaagtctgtcccgtattcagcaagtgaaaataaaataaacaataaaaggtgaatcaaatagaccattatggcaaggctgggatggtcaatttggtaaagtaaatccgttgggcatctttctttgcctttagacaataattctgatggaaaaagagccaaacgggacaggcaaaaaaaaaaaaaaaaaaaaaaaaaaaagtaatgcaagATTTAAATTTTTATACAAACAAGCCAAGCGATCTGAAGTATTTGAGTTAATCATATGAGATCTGTATTTAGGCACATCTGATTTGATGGGCTGACCTAAGAGAGGAAACTCAAATACTACAGGTATGTGGTCAGAAAAAATTATGTGACAGATTTCAATGTCAAGACGTGACAGGCCACAAGATAGGACCAAATCCAAAGTATGACCACGTTCACATGTTGGGCCGTTAACTGACTGAACAAGATTAAAAGAATCTATCTGATTAAAAAAGTCATTGGCCAGTGGAGTGTTTGGGCAGCAAAcgtgaatgttaaaatcccccaCAATTAAAATACTGTCATAACTTGGAAAAATTCTTGTCAAGAATTCAGAATAGTCTTGTATGAAGTCCTTATTATATTTCGGAGGTCGATACACTAGCGCCCATGGCACAAGAATAGACAAACAAATTTCAAATAACTGcagtttaaagctgctgtaGGCGTCTGCTGGTAACTGACAACAGTTGAAACAGTTTTTATAAACAGTGGCTAATATGCCGCCCCGGCCCGTGGTTCGGGGTGAATTGAGGTAGTAGCAGAAAGTTCAGAAAACGAGCTAAAGTCACCCAAGGTGAGCCACGTTTCAGTCACCAGGAGAAAGTCCAAATTGCGAGCGGTGAAAAAGTCATTCAGGATGACTTTTTAGCCAACGACCTGGCGTTAACCAGGGCCAGTTTAGCTAATGTAGTATTCACCGTGGGCTCGAATGATCGATCCAGAGGGTGAAGATTCTGGTAATCCACTTCACCCCTGCGAAGACGTGGGGAAGGATACCGTGGAAGCTGGATATTTTCCCTGGAATGCTGGATATCTTCTCTGGAATGCTCCCTGGAATCGGGAACGGGTGCCGATTCCAGGAGATGAACAACTTGATGTCCGAGGCTGCCGTGTAAGTAGCGACgcagtttctgagttttaccAGTATTCCACCCCGTTTCCCTCGCCTTCTGTAGGATTTCTTCCTGAGGGGAAGGCTAGGTGGATAACGGCAGAGAAACAGTGGTACGGTTTCTACCACAGGTGGGACTCGGTAATCCTCACCTCCTGGGGCCATATGATACTGCCCATCAACAGTGGCTCGGATGGTTAATAGCGATTGGAAATCATACACCAAAAGAGTAAAGACATTGTTGAGAAAAACAGATATAAGCAGGGTTAGTAGAATCAAAACAGGTAACAGCTGATGGcaagccacacacacagacaccatcTTGAATCCCCACTGGGATCTACTTAATCACCCAGTGGTATCTCGCTCTCCAGTCTTTTCATTTCAAGGTGGTCATGGCTGATTTCCTCTCCCTCTCGTGGGTGGTAGGGTATGTGGCAGGGGTGtggtctgcagctctgctgcaaAGGACTGGTAGGGCAGTGTGTCCGGTGAGCAGTGCCAGAAGGGTGGCAGACCAGCTAGGACTGGTTGGTGTGATCAGTCGTGCTATTTCAGTTACCAGCTGCGACAGGAGAGAAAAAGGCTGCACCATGAACATGTCAGCTGAAAGCTGATcagaattatttaaaaagttgcaaataaaatgtaaccagCCTGTTAACAGTGTGTACTTCCGGGTCCTTTGTGTCACAGGCACCAACTGTCtatcatctataatccagttttgagatcccttctcaggtgccttaatgcccactcacatcttgtGTCAGTTGATCTCAGtaagtcacatgatagggtgaggCAAGGTTTCACAGTGGTTTCAACTGAAAACTCTGGTAATAATGACCCACACTCTTTTTCAAACCTTGGCACACGTGATGAGGAACATGATCAATAATGGCTCAACAACCTTCTTGAAGGAAAACTCCCACTAGCGCTTAAAATCCTGGGAGTCTCCACCATTTGGTCTCAGACTTAatgaagcttcttggatgagagacaaaatgtcttcaagaaaTTTAAAACAGTCGTAtggtttttctttccaagctcctcagaTTACCATGACCTGAACCTATACAGTTATGTAAAATACATGTTTCATCAAAGATAAGTCTGTGTTCTTTGTggtttaatataataaaatagtaAAGTTTGAACTACAATTTGTTTTATGATACACATATTTGTCTTTCTCAGAGTGTTTTAGCTAAAAAGAGGCAGGCTTTGGGCCTCATGCTCCCCCTCTTTTCTGTGTCCAACACAGAATACACACAAAATACTCACCTGGTTTTTATTTCCTCTCCAAAGAGTGTCAGATATTTTTGACTTTGGGTTCTGAAATTGTTTTAAAGCTGTACATGAAGCAGCACAACTAGACGATAACTACTTACGTATAATGGTgagtttctattttattttcattttaatacaaTTTGACACTAACATAACTGAATAACTTTGCaatttacatttataaaaattcagtttaaaaaaattacatcatCTGCATCTGGCTATCCTTTCTAATAACTGTGAAATTACTGCTTGATCATATTTACTAAATGTCAATTGGAATTATGATCAGAACACTAACATAAACtgtaaataagaaaatctttCACCAATACCGAACCAACATTACTGATCAGATTCTATTTATCTTTAATCTAAACCCTGCTATATTTCAGATCTAGGAATGCAGGCCTTTTGATTATTCATGTTTGACTGATCACAGTGGTTTGCCTTTTGTGAGTGGAAGGAAAAGCTTTTAAAAGGCATCGGTTGTAAGTGAACTCTCGATTATGACACCAGAGGCAGactctgttttttttcaccTGTCTCTCATTATAGCTGGGCTGGATGTCTTATATATCtgactttgacttttttctttgccaCTTCTGTTTGGAAGCTGCAAAGAAGGATCACATCCATATCATTCGTCATTTAAACTGTGAGTATTTGTCTctaaaaagtacagttttttctATTCAGCTGACAACCTGCAACCaaacaaactgttatttttctttgatttcatttatttaaattatcatAAAAATTGAAGAAGATTTTCATTAGAAAATAATTTCCAATATGTCACATTTCAGAGTTGCATAAAGAAGATGAAGccatttgtttttgtcataaCCTTCTGCCTCATGGTTCCTGTGGGCTACAGTCAGCTTTTTGGTCCTCCTGGTCCTAAAGGCCCACCTGGGTCACCTGGAGAACCCGGGGCATATGGAGAACCTGGAAAACAAGGACAGAAAGGCTTGAAAGGAGAACCTGGTGAGTGTGATAAACATCCCCCCAAATACACTCTCAGGGAGGGTTATTTTTAACCCCATAATGCCAAGTGTATTGTACAGGACTTTTTAtaggtttttaaaaattttacatTATCAGTATGATTCTTTTCCAccaaaaaacctaaataaactGCACAATACATTTTCAAGCaatgatctgttttttttttttggttttttttttaattccaaatGCAGTAAGTTGCGGTAAGCAGTAGTTCAACAAATActtcaattaaaaaacaaacagattttccTGGAAATTACTTCATGGTCTAACATATTTGTGCCTCACATGGTTCTGGGTATTTGACCCAGTGCTTTTTTGATTTTGGACTGTTGAATGTTGTTTTGAGGTTTATGTGATTTCTTTATAGTTCTACATTGTTTAGTCTTTTGTGTCTAGTATTTCCCAGTGCTtcctattttaattatttatgcgTTTAGTTCTTAGTTCTTTGTTCGCTTTTGAGCCCAGGTTTTCTTAGTCTAGCATCTGTGTGTCTTCCCTAGTGTCCCGTGTATGTTGTCGGTCTTGCTTCCATGTTTATTCACCTTCTTTCTCCACAGTTGAGTGCCCGTGTCTCTTTGGTCCCTCTGTGCCCTGTCTCTGTAGTTTGCCTTGTTTACCCTGTCAGTCATGTCTCCATGTAATTTTCCCTTGTCTACGTCAAGTTTGTGTGTCTCAGTCTCCATGTCAGTGTTAGTTTCCTAGTTTATTGCTATAGTCACTTGTGTTGTGTATGTTATGTATGTAGGTTTCTTTCAGTTAGATTCTGTTGTCATGTGTGCCCCAGGTGTGTTCGAACTGGAGATAAGATAATGTGGACTCAAACGCAGACACAGATGCAAGAGAACTTTTAAACTGAAAGCCAGCCTTTATTAGAGGCTCTACAAAAGACTGCAAAACAACTAATGAAGGGAAGAACTAAAAATGCtataaaaacctaaactgggtgaagcTAAATATAATAACATGGGAAGCctcaaaaacattacaaaaaacagacttctaataataaacaacacaaaacactgggtcaccgagccaggaccgtgacagtaagTGGTGATGTGTTCGGATTTGAATTTGGCCCACGTTCTGGATCAATATATCTACAATATATTTGGGAAAAAGTAAGCCCTCATAACTTCCTTAGCGTAAGAGCTACACTGgtttgaaaaagtgtttgccgcGTTCctgatttcatattttttttgtatgtttgtcacacttaaatgttcctgatcatcaaacaaatttgaatattagacaaagataaaacaagtaaatacaaaatgcagtttcttaaTAAAGGGgtttattattaagggggaaaaaatccttgTAACGTTTGATCACATAGTTTGAATCaagacttacaaatttaagtacaatattggcaacatttaacaatttgactccaACATGGATTTTTTCACATTGTTGTGTTGTGTACATGATCATTTTCCCCACCTTATATGGACGAcatttataaacaacaacagggTAAAGTTTTTTTCTCTGGAAAACCAGAAACTGGAAACATTGGTATGAACTTCACATCTTATTTGATGTGTTTATATCTTCACTTTAGGGGCTAGAGGGCCTCTAGGACCACGTGGATTTCCAGGACCTAATGGACCAATGGGAAAACCTGGACTGCCTGGCCTACCTGGAACTATTATAATGTGTGGACGAGGTTAGAACATAAGaataactttattgatcccagagggaacttcacagacacacactttaatAGTGGCTCTATGGTGTTGTGGTTTATACATTTACCTAACAAGTCATATCTGAATTCAATCCTGTGAAACTTAAAAccctttggggttgtgtcaggGAGGGCATCTAAGGCAAAAACATGCAGGGCTACCTACTGTGTTGACAACTTGTGAATAAGGGAACAACTAATAGCAGTTTAACCATAAATATACAACACACGAAAACTACATTCCCATAAAATATGCTCTTTTAAGTTTCTAGTGAAAACcaaaaatcttaaaaacaaagaaggtTGGTGGTGTTTGTCTTGACTCCATTTTGAGACCATTTTTTCTCCttatatttgatctttcttttgttttagttttaattttactttctcagtttttctctAGGTTTGGTCTCTAAACTTAATTGGTTAGGTTTCTGAAAGGATAATGGTTTTGGGAGTTGAATCACAATTCACTATGGTTTAGCTTATTAGGGAAGTCAAGGTCCCATctaattagggatgggtatcgaaaaccggttcttgttgagaaccggttcccactgtttcaattccttggaatcgtttgccatttttgcaaacgattcccttatcgattccagtcgccccgaatgacgtcaccacgttgcggagcgtcatttacctggcaggaaacatggcgcctaagcggctcaaacgctcaaaagtttgattatactttatgagaaccgatgacaacagggcaacttgcaaagtagatatttcatttaagggaggaaacactacgaatatgcaaaagcatttgctcacaaaacacgcgatgacacgcgtttttaattccgctccggactcgtgactctcaacccagcagcagcgctaacgtttgcacgtcctctcccgttaatgcggcaggtaaataatcaactaacagtgcatattatgttagcgcaatctgccttattacaagacctgccattactgtacatgtaggtgaccatgatgagagagacagagtctggctggcgctcgctggcagttctcgctgcagtctaccggtagcgtctcctttcaggccaggatagactaatgtcaccgagcagtgtctaagtttgtggtcaaaggcttgcacccatttgccacagcagatgcccccgatttttggtaagtgaatgtgtttaattgtaggcagggacattactggatattcttgtgtaattgccacagaacaatttatgttatactttgttattgctacagaagaatgttgcagctttaaggcagggatgactcctggagttgctttctcactgcatatgctttatttcacaatcagatcgatttgataacaaaaacatacagcagctcctctcctactcctagcccttcgctgcggtggaaaaaagaacgacttcaatccccttcaaggaacatacgtacaaaatagttttcctgatacaccaatggggcgttcaatgccatcttgtaaatatgagtactctggcagagtaacagttcaaatgaaaaatacaccagaacaaacaagcaaacaaaaaaagaagtgtggggtacctttgaaccaatgaacaaagtataacaatttatactttttaacataacccgaccccgtcaatatgtgatatgtctcacaagaatatttattttattattttacatttacaatttttttttcctggggaccctgtgacaccctattgaagagccgtaggctggatctctcaagatctcactgttgggtttgtaaggccatgttactcctaaatttctatcttgttcaaagagaagatataaaacaaagctctgagctaattgaccttagtgttctccttttttttaaaaaaaaaaagaatcgataagagaatcgataaagaatcgaatcgttaaacagaatcgaaaatggaatcggaatcgttaaaatcttatcaatacccatccctacatctAATACAAAGTATGTCTGGTAAACCTGTCAGGGCTGCAGCTCCCACACATCCCACAAAGAGGACTCAAAATGCAGGCACTTACTGAGTTGTGAGGGAGGTTTATTGCAAAAGGCAAACACAAAGACGGCATTacaaaaacagaactaagggTAATCTAAGTGTGAagtgccagtgtgtgaatgtgtgtgtgaatggatgaatgactgaatgtagtgtgaagcgctttggggtccttagggactagaaaagcgctatacaaatgcaggccatttaccataaactGGGAGAAACGTAATTTAACAGCAATCCTGAACACGAAGGGGGACAGCAGGGAGAGGACACAGTGGATTCACAGACAGTTTTCCAGGAGACGAACACAGACGGACCAGTCATGAGTACATGAGTTTacacaacataaaaacacacagagggacactgggaaatcacacatacacaggtgggagacacagctggacctgattaacctgacgagacagagGAAagactaacaccagggaccaacagagggagcaccAACCCAGAATCCCAGCACCAGAACACAAATAATCCCAAAGCTAGAAGATcacaaatgataataataataataataataataataataataataataataataataataataataataataataataatacaccaAACCCAAAATCACTGAGTCCCGGGACTCCATGACAAAACCTTTATGCAGACAAAACTTTTAGTATATACTGAACCAGGTTTAGCACCAGATGCATTGTATTGTGAGATGTCCCTTATGTTTTCAtaattattttacagttttgagagACGTGGAAAAAGACAGATAACTAAATatgcaaatgaataaatacacacTTTGTTAACTCTAATGTGTTTTGTCCAGATCCTATTGGCTCTTTTCAAAGCGACACTGAAAAGCTAATGAAGAGAATTGCCAAGTTTAAACTTGGTAAGTATCTTATCCATATTCATTTGTTTCAAATACATAACTGCTATTTTATAGCATAACAGACAGCTGTTATTTCTTTCTGctgtattttaaatttgatggtATATCTCTGTTCTGGGGAGTTTGGCATCACTATTACATACACAAGACTCTTCAATGGAGAAAACTGTATTAAGACCACCCCCACCTACAATTTAAAGCAAACCAGACATAAGTAACAATAGTCAAGATGTTGTTGTCAGCCACAGAAGGGACTGGTGTGGTAGTGGGTTGCAAAGTAGCTTGCAGATGACCAGCAGCTGTAGTCAGGACTCAAATTGATGcctatttgtattattttgttcAGATTAACGCAAAGATTTGCTGTCACTGAATGAAGCTAAGAGGTCACATCACTATTGTAATCAATAATAGTATAATAAACAGCATTCTTTAAATTGATAAAGAAAAGACTACATAgtcagtttttaattttattttattaaaataccaCCAGTTTGCAACAATAATAACCTGAAGTCAACACTGTAAAAACTATATTGATAAACAGTAACAAAATAATTTTCCAATGCCAATGCAGTAGCTGTAAAGAACATATTATTGATTAACATTAATAAAATTCTCATATTTAGAGGTTTTACTTCAAAATCCAAGTTTCTTTTTTGAGACAATTCATGGTATAttagtaaaataaaatttaactgaATAAGAATCTTTAGATAAGCTTTAGAAAAGGCAACAAttattttgccagaaaacataTCCTTAAGATTGCCTACAAGTAATtggtttaaatggtttaaaatggagcactgtaacaaaaaataatttcccccagggatcaataaagtattctgattctgattctgattctgaagtaaatgtcttttttctaattttacttttctgtgctttttttcagCTGTAAACTATGATTTTGTCCAAATAGTTGATCAAAAATACTTTGTCTCCAACAAGCACAGAGGCAGTTTCTCAGAGGCTGTAGTGTTTTGCAGCCAACGTGGTTTAGAGCTGGCGTTGCCACAGAACGCGGAGGAGAACAACGCACTGACTCAAGTTCATGGCAAATTCAGAGCCAAAGCCTGGATCAATGTGAACAATAAAAAAGCTGAGGGGGAGTTTAAAACTGACATGAAAAATcaacctttgacctttaaaaATTGGGGAGAAGGGCAGCCAGACAAATCCATTGAGGATACAGGCTGCACAATGCTGTCAGAAAACGGTTCCTGGCAAGTGACACATGAATGTTCTCTCAATGTCCACATCATTTGTCAGTTATAGAAATGTCTCATGAGAAGAACTGCAAAAAActcccaaaacaaacaaacataaatccCACatttatgtgtatatgtgtattttCAGCTTTGCATGCTTAATCTAACTCTGTTTCAGCCTTCTTGTGTGTGATGGCAACTAAAGATTATGTAATGCCAAAAGTGAGAAAGCAATGAAAAAAGATCAAAATGATCCTTATGTTCCTTATTCAGACATGATACCTTTTATGTTTAATTTACATCAGTTCATCTAAATCATCTGTTAattacggaagaggattagggccactggaaaaaaaaaaaacaattctgactttaatctcagaattctgagattaaagtcagaattctgacttttttctcagaattctgactttaatctcagaattctgacttttttctcagaattctgaaaaaagtcagaattctgacttttttctcagaattctgactttaatctcagaattctgacttttttttcagaattctgacttcaaagtcagaattctttccttttttttttccagtggccctaatcctcttccgtagtTAATGCAGGGTGTCTTTACATTAGAAAAACTACTTCATGGGCTAaatttttcagcttttgttttacaaaataTTTCCTTTTGCCTAAGCATATTCATAAATGCACTACATTGCTAAAAGTATTCCGTCACCCATCCAAATCACTGGATCAATCACTTCCATGGCAACAAGTGTATAAAGTCAGACAGCTAGGCTGTAGACTGCTTATACAAACAATTATGAAAGAATGGGttgctctcaggagctcagtgacttCCGGTGAGGTATCATGATAGAATATTACCtaactaaatattccacagtcaactgttaATGGTATTGTAACAAAGAAGAAGTATTTGCAATGACAGCAACTCAGAGTCAATtgctacagacctccaaacttcatgtggccttcagattagctcaagatcAGTAtgtagagagcttcatggaatgggtttccatggctgagcagcgcatccttacatcaccaagcacAATGCAAAGTGTCGGATGCTGTTGTGTAAAGCCTGCTGCTACTGGACTGTAGAGCAGTGGAGACATTTTCTCTAGAGTGACAAATCATGCTTCTCCATCTGATGGGTGGGAGAGTCTGGGTTTGGCAGATGCCAAGACAATGGCATttgtctgactgcattgtgcAAAGTGGAAATTTGGTGGAGGAGGGATTACAGTGCAAGGTCGTTTTTTAGGAGATGTACTCGGACCCATGGGTATGCCCAATGACAGAATGCAActtttacagggagtgcagaattattaggcaagttgtatttttgaggaatgattttattattgaacaacaaccatgttctcaatgaacccaaaaaactcattaatatcaaagctgaatgtttttggaagtagtttttagtttgtttttagttttagctattttagggggatatctgtgtgtgcaggtgactattactgtgcataattcttaggcaacttaacaaaaaacaaatatatacccatttcaattatttatttttaccagtgaaaccaatataacatctccacattcacaaatatacatttctgacattcaaaaacaaaacaaaaacaaatcagcgaccaatatagccacctttctttgcaaggacactcaaaagcctgccatccatggattctgtcagtgttttgatctgttcaccatcaacattgcgtgcagcagcaaccacagcctcccagacactgttcagagaggtgtactgttttccctccttgtaaatctcacatttgatgatggaccacaggttctcaatggggttcagatcaggtgaacaaggaggccatgtcattagtttttcttcttttataccctttcttgccagccacgctgtggagtacttggacgcgtgtgatggagcattgtcctgcatgaaaatcatgtttttcttgaaggatgcagacttcttcctgtaccactgcttgaagaaggtgtcttccagaaactggcagtaggactgggagttgagcttgactccatcctcaacccaaaaaggccccacaagctcatctttgataataccagcccaaaccagtactccacctccaccttgctggcgtctgagtcggactggagctctctgccctt
This Astatotilapia calliptera chromosome 7, fAstCal1.2, whole genome shotgun sequence DNA region includes the following protein-coding sequences:
- the LOC113026443 gene encoding collectin-11-like; this encodes MKPFVFVITFCLMVPVGYSQLFGPPGPKGPPGSPGEPGAYGEPGKQGQKGLKGEPGARGPLGPRGFPGPNGPMGKPGLPGLPGTIIMCGRDPIGSFQSDTEKLMKRIAKFKLAVNYDFVQIVDQKYFVSNKHRGSFSEAVVFCSQRGLELALPQNAEENNALTQVHGKFRAKAWINVNNKKAEGEFKTDMKNQPLTFKNWGEGQPDKSIEDTGCTMLSENGSWQVTHECSLNVHIICQL